The following are encoded together in the Lytechinus variegatus isolate NC3 chromosome 19, Lvar_3.0, whole genome shotgun sequence genome:
- the LOC121406318 gene encoding uncharacterized protein LOC121406318 isoform X2 yields the protein MLSNMSYVYNTTLPSWCGSLRPKELLKVTETPGTFIGLSLTDKLHFQYIVSSAEPLAIAKIQKVRRSLKRSSRRVKSNPMMREDSMETEPAMDTQDMNHTAPLATLATASIDEDIIFESKGQKKRGGTFPRMAHFDVPEETPPGSQNGTLKANGTHRPQRQNGSLKGPWNRKTRGKGIPVKKEDTAKVLEMYLKRRSKSLNDAVLTREYFAQEKKKRVRSARNNTVSICSTLSTDSTTSEVHIQATMVAEATSDAPADKTVFSRASVTQQSFHEAMKCSIMEESSAMEQSADDELSSSDEQSPRSRSAPSTLRMQVHREPKEGMDTLKLKDKENGSATLTRDGYKRDSKKEPRRKRSFLDKAKNIMRSPSTSRKIIRTPSAVQRHEDKEKERLKEEKEKEKERQREEKEREKERLRKEKEEKELLDKKLKEYKEREKEKLKEMERKRKEEKEREKEWEKERERLRKEREKREKEELEKSHTRHHARTEVHREMKKTGFTARLKQSFRRSSRDRHHHHHHRTKDHIPSKPPELPPRPPELQQPKDVKPRRWPSFQFKRKSRKSASTPTDESGAGATTPSDTASMDFEYFASRADHTRSLNDAERRRLIIEMRQARRENSGNASDSQVLDRVQGAHPPLSQATSHDSFGSFASSEGSERPERPRTLAFRRTRAERAQRGLNNVIRLDSTTPGHVRRDVDTSFPVLPAALLADDLVRDGGSSSHPERGANGGGEGPDKNVTDSWTESGDGSDIPFEQRNQEEREEYFKRIADRLAMIGDQALADYEFNDSTGGAVGGQQRPIQSTCTTETYASCSASVSGATAAAGVGRDIAAEYVEIGQRIQTDVDGIQLRRRSQAFFPTGMLMGVIMNDTYQSFSNTMQSIVGQEVGMEQLAIVFKFTKVAVRLAHSMGKHASSIKDNSVRFISDRYAVWLDSQGGWPMIEEDSETISSDV from the exons CAATCGCGAAGATCCAGAAGGTTCGTCGAAGTCTGAAGAGGTCATCTCGTAGGGTCAAGAGCAACCCGATGATGCGAGAGGACTCGATGGAGACAGAACCAGCCATGGACACCCAAGACATGAACCACACTGCGCCTCTTGCAACCCTAGCAACCGCTTCCATCGATGAGGACATCATTTTTGAGAGCAAGGGGCAGAAGAAACGAGGTGGTACATTCCCCAGAATGGCGCACTTCGATGTCCCGGAGGAAACGCCTCCGGGGTCACAGAACGGCACCTTGAAAGCTAATGGGACGCACCGGCCTCAGCGTCAGAATGGAAGCCTTAAAGGACCATGGAATCGGAAGACCAGGGGTAAAGGGATTCCGGTTAAGAAAGAAGACACTGCTAAAGTTTTGGAAATGTACCTGAAAAGGAGAAGCAAGAGTCTTAACGATGCTGTTCTCACTAGGGAATATTTTGCTCAGGAAAAGAAGAAGCGGGTAAGGTCCGCAAGGAACAATACAGTGTCTATCTGTTCTACGCTCAGTACTGACTCCACCACGAGTGAGGTTCATATTCAAGCAACGATGGTTGCAGAAGCGACTTCGGATGCGCCAGCGGATAAGACTGTGTTTTCAAGAGCTAGTGTGACACAGCAGAGTTTCCATGAAGCGATGAAGTGCTCAATTATGGAGGAGAGTTCCGCTATGGAACAAAGTGCCGATGATGAACTGTCATCGTCAGATGAACAGTCTCCAAGATCTCGCTCGGCGCCGTCTACCTTACGAATGCAAGTGCATAGAGAGCCTAAAGAAGGAATGGACACACTGAAGCTGAAAGACAAGGAAAATGGATCTGCCACTCTTACAAGAGATGGCTACAAGCGTGATAGTAAGAAGGAACCAAGACGGAAGCGTAGTTTTCTAGATAAAGCAAAAAATATTATGAGATCCCCGAGTACTTCTCGAAAAATCATTAGGACACCAAGTGCTGTGCAAAGACATgaggacaaagagaaagaaagactcaaggaagaaaaagagaaggagaaggaaagacaaagggaagaaaaagaaagggaaaaggaaagactgaggaaggagaaagaagaaaaagaactaCTGGATAAGAAATTAAAGGAGtataaagaaagggaaaaggaaaaattgaaagaaatggaacggaagaggaaggaagaaaaagaaagggaaaaggaatgggagaaggaaagggaaaggttacggaaagagagggagaagagggaaaaggaagaacTGGAGAAGTCCCACACTAGGCATCATGCCAGAACTGAAGTTCatagagaaatgaaaaagaCTGGCTTCACTGCCAGACTCAAGCAATCATTTCGACGGTCATCACGTGaccgccatcatcaccatcaccaccgcACCAAAGACCACATACCCTCCAAACCCCCAGAACTCCCTCCAAGGCCTCCAGAACTCCAACAGCCAAAGGATGTTAAACCCAGGCGATGGCCTAGCTTTCAGTTCAAACGGAAGTCGCGGAAAAGCGCATCCACACCTACCGACGAAAGTGGAGCAGGTGCAACGACTCCTTCCGATACTGCCTCAATGGACTTTGAGTATTTCGCGTCACGCGCAGACCACACCCGCTCACTCAACGACGCTGAGCGAAGAAGACTGATAATTGAAATGCGTCAGGCGAGACGAGAAAACTCAGGAAACGCTAGTGATTCTCAGGTACTGGATCGCGTCCAGGGAGCGCATCCACCGCTCTCACAAGCCACATCGCATGATTCTTTTGGTTCGTTTGCGTCATCAGAAGGGTCGGAGAGACCCGAGAGGCCACGTACTTTGGCGTTCAGAAGAACAAGAGCAGAAAGAGCACAGAGAGGATTGAATA aTGTGATCCGACTAGACAGCACGACACCGGGTCATGTGAGGAGAGATGTGGACACATCATTCCCCGTCCTTCCAGCAGCATTGCTTGCTGATGATCTGGTACGAGACGGAGGCAGTAGCTCGCACCCTGAGAGAGGGGCTAACGGGGGCGGAGAAGGACCAGACAAGAACGTGACAGACTCCTGGACTGAGAGCGGAG ATGGCAGTGACATTCCATTTGAGCAGCGCAACCAAGAGGAGCGGGAGGAGTACTTCAAGCGCATCGCCGACAGGTTGGCCATGATCGGGGATCAGGCTCTGGCGGACTACGAGTTCAACGACAGCACCGGTGGGGCAGTAGGGGGACAGCAGAGACCGATCCAGAGCACCTGCACAACCGAAACGTATGCTTCCTGCTCAGCTTCTGTGAGTGgtgcaacagcagcagcaggtGTAGGTCGGG ACATTGCAGCTGAATATGTTGAGATAGGCCAACGGATACAAACAGATGTGGATGGCATACAGCTG AGACGCAGGAGCCAGGCTTTCTTCCCGACCGGCATGTTGATGGGCGTCATCATGAACGACACCTACCAGTCTTTCAGCAACACCATGCAGTCCATCGTCGGCCAGGAGGTCGGCATGGAGCAGCTGGCGATAGTCTTCAAGTTCACCAAGGTGGCCGTCAGGTTGGCCCACTCCATGGGGAAGCACGCCAGTAGCATCAAGGACAACAGTGTCCGCTTCATCAGCGATCGCTATGCCGTCTGGCTCGACAGCCAAGGAGGATGG CCAATGATTGAGGAAGATAGTGAGACTATATCATCAGATGTTTGA
- the LOC121406318 gene encoding trichohyalin-like isoform X3, with protein MHLTIGTFYKFGEILGLCLAILMMFAIAKIQKVRRSLKRSSRRVKSNPMMREDSMETEPAMDTQDMNHTAPLATLATASIDEDIIFESKGQKKRGGTFPRMAHFDVPEETPPGSQNGTLKANGTHRPQRQNGSLKGPWNRKTRGKGIPVKKEDTAKVLEMYLKRRSKSLNDAVLTREYFAQEKKKRVRSARNNTVSICSTLSTDSTTSEVHIQATMVAEATSDAPADKTVFSRASVTQQSFHEAMKCSIMEESSAMEQSADDELSSSDEQSPRSRSAPSTLRMQVHREPKEGMDTLKLKDKENGSATLTRDGYKRDSKKEPRRKRSFLDKAKNIMRSPSTSRKIIRTPSAVQRHEDKEKERLKEEKEKEKERQREEKEREKERLRKEKEEKELLDKKLKEYKEREKEKLKEMERKRKEEKEREKEWEKERERLRKEREKREKEELEKSHTRHHARTEVHREMKKTGFTARLKQSFRRSSRDRHHHHHHRTKDHIPSKPPELPPRPPELQQPKDVKPRRWPSFQFKRKSRKSASTPTDESGAGATTPSDTASMDFEYFASRADHTRSLNDAERRRLIIEMRQARRENSGNASDSQVLDRVQGAHPPLSQATSHDSFGSFASSEGSERPERPRTLAFRRTRAERAQRGLNNVIRLDSTTPGHVRRDVDTSFPVLPAALLADDLVRDGGSSSHPERGANGGGEGPDKNVTDSWTESGDGSDIPFEQRNQEEREEYFKRIADRLAMIGDQALADYEFNDSTGGAVGGQQRPIQSTCTTETYASCSASVSGATAAAGVGRDIAAEYVEIGQRIQTDVDGIQLRRRSQAFFPTGMLMGVIMNDTYQSFSNTMQSIVGQEVGMEQLAIVFKFTKVAVRLAHSMGKHASSIKDNSVRFISDRYAVWLDSQGGWGSVVTSDDSDSLHEESEID; from the exons CAATCGCGAAGATCCAGAAGGTTCGTCGAAGTCTGAAGAGGTCATCTCGTAGGGTCAAGAGCAACCCGATGATGCGAGAGGACTCGATGGAGACAGAACCAGCCATGGACACCCAAGACATGAACCACACTGCGCCTCTTGCAACCCTAGCAACCGCTTCCATCGATGAGGACATCATTTTTGAGAGCAAGGGGCAGAAGAAACGAGGTGGTACATTCCCCAGAATGGCGCACTTCGATGTCCCGGAGGAAACGCCTCCGGGGTCACAGAACGGCACCTTGAAAGCTAATGGGACGCACCGGCCTCAGCGTCAGAATGGAAGCCTTAAAGGACCATGGAATCGGAAGACCAGGGGTAAAGGGATTCCGGTTAAGAAAGAAGACACTGCTAAAGTTTTGGAAATGTACCTGAAAAGGAGAAGCAAGAGTCTTAACGATGCTGTTCTCACTAGGGAATATTTTGCTCAGGAAAAGAAGAAGCGGGTAAGGTCCGCAAGGAACAATACAGTGTCTATCTGTTCTACGCTCAGTACTGACTCCACCACGAGTGAGGTTCATATTCAAGCAACGATGGTTGCAGAAGCGACTTCGGATGCGCCAGCGGATAAGACTGTGTTTTCAAGAGCTAGTGTGACACAGCAGAGTTTCCATGAAGCGATGAAGTGCTCAATTATGGAGGAGAGTTCCGCTATGGAACAAAGTGCCGATGATGAACTGTCATCGTCAGATGAACAGTCTCCAAGATCTCGCTCGGCGCCGTCTACCTTACGAATGCAAGTGCATAGAGAGCCTAAAGAAGGAATGGACACACTGAAGCTGAAAGACAAGGAAAATGGATCTGCCACTCTTACAAGAGATGGCTACAAGCGTGATAGTAAGAAGGAACCAAGACGGAAGCGTAGTTTTCTAGATAAAGCAAAAAATATTATGAGATCCCCGAGTACTTCTCGAAAAATCATTAGGACACCAAGTGCTGTGCAAAGACATgaggacaaagagaaagaaagactcaaggaagaaaaagagaaggagaaggaaagacaaagggaagaaaaagaaagggaaaaggaaagactgaggaaggagaaagaagaaaaagaactaCTGGATAAGAAATTAAAGGAGtataaagaaagggaaaaggaaaaattgaaagaaatggaacggaagaggaaggaagaaaaagaaagggaaaaggaatgggagaaggaaagggaaaggttacggaaagagagggagaagagggaaaaggaagaacTGGAGAAGTCCCACACTAGGCATCATGCCAGAACTGAAGTTCatagagaaatgaaaaagaCTGGCTTCACTGCCAGACTCAAGCAATCATTTCGACGGTCATCACGTGaccgccatcatcaccatcaccaccgcACCAAAGACCACATACCCTCCAAACCCCCAGAACTCCCTCCAAGGCCTCCAGAACTCCAACAGCCAAAGGATGTTAAACCCAGGCGATGGCCTAGCTTTCAGTTCAAACGGAAGTCGCGGAAAAGCGCATCCACACCTACCGACGAAAGTGGAGCAGGTGCAACGACTCCTTCCGATACTGCCTCAATGGACTTTGAGTATTTCGCGTCACGCGCAGACCACACCCGCTCACTCAACGACGCTGAGCGAAGAAGACTGATAATTGAAATGCGTCAGGCGAGACGAGAAAACTCAGGAAACGCTAGTGATTCTCAGGTACTGGATCGCGTCCAGGGAGCGCATCCACCGCTCTCACAAGCCACATCGCATGATTCTTTTGGTTCGTTTGCGTCATCAGAAGGGTCGGAGAGACCCGAGAGGCCACGTACTTTGGCGTTCAGAAGAACAAGAGCAGAAAGAGCACAGAGAGGATTGAATA aTGTGATCCGACTAGACAGCACGACACCGGGTCATGTGAGGAGAGATGTGGACACATCATTCCCCGTCCTTCCAGCAGCATTGCTTGCTGATGATCTGGTACGAGACGGAGGCAGTAGCTCGCACCCTGAGAGAGGGGCTAACGGGGGCGGAGAAGGACCAGACAAGAACGTGACAGACTCCTGGACTGAGAGCGGAG ATGGCAGTGACATTCCATTTGAGCAGCGCAACCAAGAGGAGCGGGAGGAGTACTTCAAGCGCATCGCCGACAGGTTGGCCATGATCGGGGATCAGGCTCTGGCGGACTACGAGTTCAACGACAGCACCGGTGGGGCAGTAGGGGGACAGCAGAGACCGATCCAGAGCACCTGCACAACCGAAACGTATGCTTCCTGCTCAGCTTCTGTGAGTGgtgcaacagcagcagcaggtGTAGGTCGGG ACATTGCAGCTGAATATGTTGAGATAGGCCAACGGATACAAACAGATGTGGATGGCATACAGCTG AGACGCAGGAGCCAGGCTTTCTTCCCGACCGGCATGTTGATGGGCGTCATCATGAACGACACCTACCAGTCTTTCAGCAACACCATGCAGTCCATCGTCGGCCAGGAGGTCGGCATGGAGCAGCTGGCGATAGTCTTCAAGTTCACCAAGGTGGCCGTCAGGTTGGCCCACTCCATGGGGAAGCACGCCAGTAGCATCAAGGACAACAGTGTCCGCTTCATCAGCGATCGCTATGCCGTCTGGCTCGACAGCCAAGGAGGATGG GGTTCGGTTGTGACGAGCGATGACTCAGACTCTCTGCACGAAGAATCAGAGATAGACTGA
- the LOC121406318 gene encoding trichohyalin-like isoform X5, with protein MRQPVYRKACGVFQEFEGFLTVSFPIAKIQKVRRSLKRSSRRVKSNPMMREDSMETEPAMDTQDMNHTAPLATLATASIDEDIIFESKGQKKRGGTFPRMAHFDVPEETPPGSQNGTLKANGTHRPQRQNGSLKGPWNRKTRGKGIPVKKEDTAKVLEMYLKRRSKSLNDAVLTREYFAQEKKKRVRSARNNTVSICSTLSTDSTTSEVHIQATMVAEATSDAPADKTVFSRASVTQQSFHEAMKCSIMEESSAMEQSADDELSSSDEQSPRSRSAPSTLRMQVHREPKEGMDTLKLKDKENGSATLTRDGYKRDSKKEPRRKRSFLDKAKNIMRSPSTSRKIIRTPSAVQRHEDKEKERLKEEKEKEKERQREEKEREKERLRKEKEEKELLDKKLKEYKEREKEKLKEMERKRKEEKEREKEWEKERERLRKEREKREKEELEKSHTRHHARTEVHREMKKTGFTARLKQSFRRSSRDRHHHHHHRTKDHIPSKPPELPPRPPELQQPKDVKPRRWPSFQFKRKSRKSASTPTDESGAGATTPSDTASMDFEYFASRADHTRSLNDAERRRLIIEMRQARRENSGNASDSQVLDRVQGAHPPLSQATSHDSFGSFASSEGSERPERPRTLAFRRTRAERAQRGLNNVIRLDSTTPGHVRRDVDTSFPVLPAALLADDLVRDGGSSSHPERGANGGGEGPDKNVTDSWTESGDGSDIPFEQRNQEEREEYFKRIADRLAMIGDQALADYEFNDSTGGAVGGQQRPIQSTCTTETYASCSASVSGATAAAGVGRDIAAEYVEIGQRIQTDVDGIQLRRRSQAFFPTGMLMGVIMNDTYQSFSNTMQSIVGQEVGMEQLAIVFKFTKVAVRLAHSMGKHASSIKDNSVRFISDRYAVWLDSQGGWGSVVTSDDSDSLHEESEID; from the exons CAATCGCGAAGATCCAGAAGGTTCGTCGAAGTCTGAAGAGGTCATCTCGTAGGGTCAAGAGCAACCCGATGATGCGAGAGGACTCGATGGAGACAGAACCAGCCATGGACACCCAAGACATGAACCACACTGCGCCTCTTGCAACCCTAGCAACCGCTTCCATCGATGAGGACATCATTTTTGAGAGCAAGGGGCAGAAGAAACGAGGTGGTACATTCCCCAGAATGGCGCACTTCGATGTCCCGGAGGAAACGCCTCCGGGGTCACAGAACGGCACCTTGAAAGCTAATGGGACGCACCGGCCTCAGCGTCAGAATGGAAGCCTTAAAGGACCATGGAATCGGAAGACCAGGGGTAAAGGGATTCCGGTTAAGAAAGAAGACACTGCTAAAGTTTTGGAAATGTACCTGAAAAGGAGAAGCAAGAGTCTTAACGATGCTGTTCTCACTAGGGAATATTTTGCTCAGGAAAAGAAGAAGCGGGTAAGGTCCGCAAGGAACAATACAGTGTCTATCTGTTCTACGCTCAGTACTGACTCCACCACGAGTGAGGTTCATATTCAAGCAACGATGGTTGCAGAAGCGACTTCGGATGCGCCAGCGGATAAGACTGTGTTTTCAAGAGCTAGTGTGACACAGCAGAGTTTCCATGAAGCGATGAAGTGCTCAATTATGGAGGAGAGTTCCGCTATGGAACAAAGTGCCGATGATGAACTGTCATCGTCAGATGAACAGTCTCCAAGATCTCGCTCGGCGCCGTCTACCTTACGAATGCAAGTGCATAGAGAGCCTAAAGAAGGAATGGACACACTGAAGCTGAAAGACAAGGAAAATGGATCTGCCACTCTTACAAGAGATGGCTACAAGCGTGATAGTAAGAAGGAACCAAGACGGAAGCGTAGTTTTCTAGATAAAGCAAAAAATATTATGAGATCCCCGAGTACTTCTCGAAAAATCATTAGGACACCAAGTGCTGTGCAAAGACATgaggacaaagagaaagaaagactcaaggaagaaaaagagaaggagaaggaaagacaaagggaagaaaaagaaagggaaaaggaaagactgaggaaggagaaagaagaaaaagaactaCTGGATAAGAAATTAAAGGAGtataaagaaagggaaaaggaaaaattgaaagaaatggaacggaagaggaaggaagaaaaagaaagggaaaaggaatgggagaaggaaagggaaaggttacggaaagagagggagaagagggaaaaggaagaacTGGAGAAGTCCCACACTAGGCATCATGCCAGAACTGAAGTTCatagagaaatgaaaaagaCTGGCTTCACTGCCAGACTCAAGCAATCATTTCGACGGTCATCACGTGaccgccatcatcaccatcaccaccgcACCAAAGACCACATACCCTCCAAACCCCCAGAACTCCCTCCAAGGCCTCCAGAACTCCAACAGCCAAAGGATGTTAAACCCAGGCGATGGCCTAGCTTTCAGTTCAAACGGAAGTCGCGGAAAAGCGCATCCACACCTACCGACGAAAGTGGAGCAGGTGCAACGACTCCTTCCGATACTGCCTCAATGGACTTTGAGTATTTCGCGTCACGCGCAGACCACACCCGCTCACTCAACGACGCTGAGCGAAGAAGACTGATAATTGAAATGCGTCAGGCGAGACGAGAAAACTCAGGAAACGCTAGTGATTCTCAGGTACTGGATCGCGTCCAGGGAGCGCATCCACCGCTCTCACAAGCCACATCGCATGATTCTTTTGGTTCGTTTGCGTCATCAGAAGGGTCGGAGAGACCCGAGAGGCCACGTACTTTGGCGTTCAGAAGAACAAGAGCAGAAAGAGCACAGAGAGGATTGAATA aTGTGATCCGACTAGACAGCACGACACCGGGTCATGTGAGGAGAGATGTGGACACATCATTCCCCGTCCTTCCAGCAGCATTGCTTGCTGATGATCTGGTACGAGACGGAGGCAGTAGCTCGCACCCTGAGAGAGGGGCTAACGGGGGCGGAGAAGGACCAGACAAGAACGTGACAGACTCCTGGACTGAGAGCGGAG ATGGCAGTGACATTCCATTTGAGCAGCGCAACCAAGAGGAGCGGGAGGAGTACTTCAAGCGCATCGCCGACAGGTTGGCCATGATCGGGGATCAGGCTCTGGCGGACTACGAGTTCAACGACAGCACCGGTGGGGCAGTAGGGGGACAGCAGAGACCGATCCAGAGCACCTGCACAACCGAAACGTATGCTTCCTGCTCAGCTTCTGTGAGTGgtgcaacagcagcagcaggtGTAGGTCGGG ACATTGCAGCTGAATATGTTGAGATAGGCCAACGGATACAAACAGATGTGGATGGCATACAGCTG AGACGCAGGAGCCAGGCTTTCTTCCCGACCGGCATGTTGATGGGCGTCATCATGAACGACACCTACCAGTCTTTCAGCAACACCATGCAGTCCATCGTCGGCCAGGAGGTCGGCATGGAGCAGCTGGCGATAGTCTTCAAGTTCACCAAGGTGGCCGTCAGGTTGGCCCACTCCATGGGGAAGCACGCCAGTAGCATCAAGGACAACAGTGTCCGCTTCATCAGCGATCGCTATGCCGTCTGGCTCGACAGCCAAGGAGGATGG GGTTCGGTTGTGACGAGCGATGACTCAGACTCTCTGCACGAAGAATCAGAGATAGACTGA
- the LOC121406318 gene encoding uncharacterized protein LOC121406318 isoform X1 has translation MLSNMSYVYNTTLPSWCGSLRPKELLKVTETPGTFIGLSLTDKLHFQYIVSSAEPLAIAKIQKVRRSLKRSSRRVKSNPMMREDSMETEPAMDTQDMNHTAPLATLATASIDEDIIFESKGQKKRGGTFPRMAHFDVPEETPPGSQNGTLKANGTHRPQRQNGSLKGPWNRKTRGKGIPVKKEDTAKVLEMYLKRRSKSLNDAVLTREYFAQEKKKRVRSARNNTVSICSTLSTDSTTSEVHIQATMVAEATSDAPADKTVFSRASVTQQSFHEAMKCSIMEESSAMEQSADDELSSSDEQSPRSRSAPSTLRMQVHREPKEGMDTLKLKDKENGSATLTRDGYKRDSKKEPRRKRSFLDKAKNIMRSPSTSRKIIRTPSAVQRHEDKEKERLKEEKEKEKERQREEKEREKERLRKEKEEKELLDKKLKEYKEREKEKLKEMERKRKEEKEREKEWEKERERLRKEREKREKEELEKSHTRHHARTEVHREMKKTGFTARLKQSFRRSSRDRHHHHHHRTKDHIPSKPPELPPRPPELQQPKDVKPRRWPSFQFKRKSRKSASTPTDESGAGATTPSDTASMDFEYFASRADHTRSLNDAERRRLIIEMRQARRENSGNASDSQVLDRVQGAHPPLSQATSHDSFGSFASSEGSERPERPRTLAFRRTRAERAQRGLNNVIRLDSTTPGHVRRDVDTSFPVLPAALLADDLVRDGGSSSHPERGANGGGEGPDKNVTDSWTESGDGSDIPFEQRNQEEREEYFKRIADRLAMIGDQALADYEFNDSTGGAVGGQQRPIQSTCTTETYASCSASVSGATAAAGVGRDIAAEYVEIGQRIQTDVDGIQLRRRSQAFFPTGMLMGVIMNDTYQSFSNTMQSIVGQEVGMEQLAIVFKFTKVAVRLAHSMGKHASSIKDNSVRFISDRYAVWLDSQGGWGSVVTSDDSDSLHEESEID, from the exons CAATCGCGAAGATCCAGAAGGTTCGTCGAAGTCTGAAGAGGTCATCTCGTAGGGTCAAGAGCAACCCGATGATGCGAGAGGACTCGATGGAGACAGAACCAGCCATGGACACCCAAGACATGAACCACACTGCGCCTCTTGCAACCCTAGCAACCGCTTCCATCGATGAGGACATCATTTTTGAGAGCAAGGGGCAGAAGAAACGAGGTGGTACATTCCCCAGAATGGCGCACTTCGATGTCCCGGAGGAAACGCCTCCGGGGTCACAGAACGGCACCTTGAAAGCTAATGGGACGCACCGGCCTCAGCGTCAGAATGGAAGCCTTAAAGGACCATGGAATCGGAAGACCAGGGGTAAAGGGATTCCGGTTAAGAAAGAAGACACTGCTAAAGTTTTGGAAATGTACCTGAAAAGGAGAAGCAAGAGTCTTAACGATGCTGTTCTCACTAGGGAATATTTTGCTCAGGAAAAGAAGAAGCGGGTAAGGTCCGCAAGGAACAATACAGTGTCTATCTGTTCTACGCTCAGTACTGACTCCACCACGAGTGAGGTTCATATTCAAGCAACGATGGTTGCAGAAGCGACTTCGGATGCGCCAGCGGATAAGACTGTGTTTTCAAGAGCTAGTGTGACACAGCAGAGTTTCCATGAAGCGATGAAGTGCTCAATTATGGAGGAGAGTTCCGCTATGGAACAAAGTGCCGATGATGAACTGTCATCGTCAGATGAACAGTCTCCAAGATCTCGCTCGGCGCCGTCTACCTTACGAATGCAAGTGCATAGAGAGCCTAAAGAAGGAATGGACACACTGAAGCTGAAAGACAAGGAAAATGGATCTGCCACTCTTACAAGAGATGGCTACAAGCGTGATAGTAAGAAGGAACCAAGACGGAAGCGTAGTTTTCTAGATAAAGCAAAAAATATTATGAGATCCCCGAGTACTTCTCGAAAAATCATTAGGACACCAAGTGCTGTGCAAAGACATgaggacaaagagaaagaaagactcaaggaagaaaaagagaaggagaaggaaagacaaagggaagaaaaagaaagggaaaaggaaagactgaggaaggagaaagaagaaaaagaactaCTGGATAAGAAATTAAAGGAGtataaagaaagggaaaaggaaaaattgaaagaaatggaacggaagaggaaggaagaaaaagaaagggaaaaggaatgggagaaggaaagggaaaggttacggaaagagagggagaagagggaaaaggaagaacTGGAGAAGTCCCACACTAGGCATCATGCCAGAACTGAAGTTCatagagaaatgaaaaagaCTGGCTTCACTGCCAGACTCAAGCAATCATTTCGACGGTCATCACGTGaccgccatcatcaccatcaccaccgcACCAAAGACCACATACCCTCCAAACCCCCAGAACTCCCTCCAAGGCCTCCAGAACTCCAACAGCCAAAGGATGTTAAACCCAGGCGATGGCCTAGCTTTCAGTTCAAACGGAAGTCGCGGAAAAGCGCATCCACACCTACCGACGAAAGTGGAGCAGGTGCAACGACTCCTTCCGATACTGCCTCAATGGACTTTGAGTATTTCGCGTCACGCGCAGACCACACCCGCTCACTCAACGACGCTGAGCGAAGAAGACTGATAATTGAAATGCGTCAGGCGAGACGAGAAAACTCAGGAAACGCTAGTGATTCTCAGGTACTGGATCGCGTCCAGGGAGCGCATCCACCGCTCTCACAAGCCACATCGCATGATTCTTTTGGTTCGTTTGCGTCATCAGAAGGGTCGGAGAGACCCGAGAGGCCACGTACTTTGGCGTTCAGAAGAACAAGAGCAGAAAGAGCACAGAGAGGATTGAATA aTGTGATCCGACTAGACAGCACGACACCGGGTCATGTGAGGAGAGATGTGGACACATCATTCCCCGTCCTTCCAGCAGCATTGCTTGCTGATGATCTGGTACGAGACGGAGGCAGTAGCTCGCACCCTGAGAGAGGGGCTAACGGGGGCGGAGAAGGACCAGACAAGAACGTGACAGACTCCTGGACTGAGAGCGGAG ATGGCAGTGACATTCCATTTGAGCAGCGCAACCAAGAGGAGCGGGAGGAGTACTTCAAGCGCATCGCCGACAGGTTGGCCATGATCGGGGATCAGGCTCTGGCGGACTACGAGTTCAACGACAGCACCGGTGGGGCAGTAGGGGGACAGCAGAGACCGATCCAGAGCACCTGCACAACCGAAACGTATGCTTCCTGCTCAGCTTCTGTGAGTGgtgcaacagcagcagcaggtGTAGGTCGGG ACATTGCAGCTGAATATGTTGAGATAGGCCAACGGATACAAACAGATGTGGATGGCATACAGCTG AGACGCAGGAGCCAGGCTTTCTTCCCGACCGGCATGTTGATGGGCGTCATCATGAACGACACCTACCAGTCTTTCAGCAACACCATGCAGTCCATCGTCGGCCAGGAGGTCGGCATGGAGCAGCTGGCGATAGTCTTCAAGTTCACCAAGGTGGCCGTCAGGTTGGCCCACTCCATGGGGAAGCACGCCAGTAGCATCAAGGACAACAGTGTCCGCTTCATCAGCGATCGCTATGCCGTCTGGCTCGACAGCCAAGGAGGATGG GGTTCGGTTGTGACGAGCGATGACTCAGACTCTCTGCACGAAGAATCAGAGATAGACTGA